The Oncorhynchus tshawytscha isolate Ot180627B linkage group LG27, Otsh_v2.0, whole genome shotgun sequence genome includes the window ggtacccataCTAGAAAATCTCTCTCTTGCCTTTCTGACTCAACTTTGACTCTCAATGTCTAACTGCATTTTCCTCAAACTACTAACAAATAATCATTATAATAACATTGTGGGTACATCTCAGTTCAGACCACTGGCTCTGTACAACAATGGCTGCTGTGAGCCAGCCATCCTCAGAGGTCCCTCACGCCTCTGCTCTCACACTAGAACACATGAATCAGCAGAAAACTGTTGTACAAAGCTCTGTCCTCGGAAATGTTGTTTGGCCATTACTTCTGTCCTCTCATTGAGCTTATGTAACTTTTTGAAGGATGTTTTTGAATCAATTTATGAAAGGATTCTATTCAATATCAGTTCCAAACTGTTCTATTGGTTAGAATATAGAAGGTATACCAAAGAAACAGCGTAGTGTAGTTAAAGAGAAAAAGCTCActcaacattttttacatttcatgGTGGATATCTTCAGAGCTCTACACTAATATCTGGGTGCTGTACTTACAATGGTGACCTCTGTCTGTTAAGCAACCCAAAGCGTGACCCCACCTCCACCCAGACCCTCCATCAAAGGAACGGTTCAGGAGGGGGCAACCCGGGCACAGCCAGCCCAGCAGGAGGTGGAGCAGGGGGACAGCTGGGAGTGGTAGGCCCTGGGGCCGGATCCATGGGGCCCAGTCCAAACATGATGCGCAGAGGTTACTCACTCCTTAAAGCAATTCAGCTCACCTTTATTAGGTTGTTAGACATTTATTTGTAGATATATGCATATGGTATCATAAGGAAATTTGAATAAAGAACCTATTCTGTGCTTTTTCATTAATAAGTCTTATTACAAGGTAAATTGCACTAGTAGTTATATTGTTACACTTTGACAGATTTAAAAGCATGCTACACTGGATGCCTCACCTTTGCAGAGTGTGAGATGCACCTAAACATTTGAATGAAACCTGGGTGTAAGCAACGCGGTTCCGGGAGAGGCCCGCTCTGGTTCTATTTTTTAAGAATTTAACACGTGCCTCATGCCCGAGAACACTACATAAAGTGTCTTGGGCTCTGCTCAGGCCCGGCTATAGTTACGGGTCCAGTGTAGCAGCTAGAAACCGACCGTTTGTGTGACGCCCCAGTGTAGCTCCCCTGTTAGACATGCAATTTCAGGTAGCCTCAAATATATGTAGACACAAGATATTTTCTGAAGtcaacctctctctcctatccagGTACAAAGAAGCCAGCCCCTGCCCCTCCCAAGCTGCCCAACCCCCCTTCAGGCCAGCCCAGTAACCTCACCAACCACAACCCCTCCTCGGGCCAGTCCCTCAGCCCCTCCCCCAGACCCCTCTCTTCCTCAAGCCACTCCCCTACCTCCCCCACCCTGCCCACATCCCAGCCCTCCACCACCCCCGCCGCCACTCCAACAACCAGCCCTCCATCCAGGCCCCCAACCACCCACCCCCACAGCCCCCCACACCCTCACAGGTCAGCCCCCCGTCCCAACCCAGGGCCCTCGGCCATCCCACAGGAGACAACCCGGGGCGGAATATTCTCCAACAGACACCCCCACCCCGCCTGATACACCTCCACCCTCCACCGTCCCCCAGGACATACCCAGTGCCCATCCTGCCTCCACCTTGCCCTTCCAGTCAGGCTCCCTCCCCCGACCACGCCCAGTCCCCAAACCCAGAAACAGGCCCAACATTCCTCCGCCCCCTCAGCCCCCCACACAGGGAAATGATACCAACGGGATCTGCAGCACAGCCTACAAAATCATGGGTGAGTGATGCTTTATTTTCCCATGAAAGGAGATTAATTTGGTTGTTGGTAACACACCACAGAAGGACATTAACAACAAATTCTAAAAACCGACACAGAACtgacacactatatatacaaagtatgtggacaccccttcaaattagtggattcggctatttcaatcacaggtgtgtaaaatcgagctcacaaccatgcaatctccattgacaaacattggcagtagaatggcctgctctgaagagctcagtgactttcaacgtggcaccgtcataggacgccacctttccaacaagtcacatttctgccctgctagagctgccccagacaactgtaagtgctgttattgtgaagtggaaacgtctaggaccaacaacggctcagccgcaaagtggtaggccacacaagctcacagaagggGACCGTAGCGCTTAAAAagcatctgtcctcagttgcaacactcactaagaagttccaaactgcctccggaagcaacgtcagcacagtaACTTAgttggaagcttcatgaaatggttttccatggccgagcagtcgtaagcctaagttcaccatgcgcaatgctaaacgtcggctggagtggtgtaaagtttgccgcgtttggactctgaagcagtggaagcgcgttctctggagtgatgaatcacgcttcaccatctggtagtctgacggacgaatctgggtttggcggttgccaggagaacgctacttgccccaatgcatagcacccactgtaaagtttggtggaagaggaataatggtctggggctgtttttcatggtttgggctaggccccttagttccagtgaagggaaatgttaatgctacagcacacaatgatattctagatgattctgtgcttccaactgtggcaacagtttggggaaggccctttcctgttttattCACAGAAATtgtttgtggaagaacttgactggcctgcacagagccctgcccTCAACCACTtcaaatacctttgggatgaattggaaggcagactgcgagccaggcctaatctcccaacatcagtgccgacctcactaatgctattgtggctgaatggaagtaagtccccgcagcaatgttccaacatctaatggaaatccttcccagaagagtggaggctgttatagcagcaaaggggggaccaactccatattaattaccatgattttggaatgagatgttcgacgagcaggtgtttATGTACTTTTGGTCATATCACAACAATCCCTTCTTTCAGTTTATAGTATTGGTTCAGTACTTCCTTCTCACTTGTGTATTTTACTCCAGTGTTGCCAGTACATTGACAATGTTTTATCTAAAAGTCCTGTGTCCACAGGTTAAGGAGCATTTATGAAAGAGGTTTGTCAGGACTTGTATTTTGCAGCTGCTGCACGCCATCCGTTTCTGCATTACTCCATTACCACAACATACTTTTAGAAACCTACCACTTGTGCCTGCTTTTCTAATAGATGTTTTATCATCGATCCCATTGGCCATGAACCATCATGACATTCCACCTTCATTATTAAATCATTTAAATGTCAGTAACATTTTGATGTGGGGTTTTCAAAGGACATCTCTAATGGTTTGTCTCTAAATGATGAGAGGATACCAGAAACTGAAAACCGATTTGATTCATGGAATTGGCAGAATATTACctttttttaaaatttgattgATTCTGTCAGTATGTCTTTTGCAAACCCTTCAATTGCATTTGTTCTCCCTCTGGAAATTTGTTTTTTTTCAATGAATATTGTCATTGTCATTTTAATTAGAAGACTGAAGTTGAAGCTGTACTATTGTACATAAATAAACATCAACATCAGAATATCATTCTAGCATAATCAGACTATTTAGGGTGGAAGTTCTATGGCCTAGAGTTGGGCCATTTGGACAAAAATACATATCGCCATAAATTGTCTAAATTGATGCGATAGCGATAAATAGAAGGATACTTTTATATTGTGCACCACCTTTTGTGTATCATCCTTTTTAACTACTAatactagtttgatggttgtaaCCATCAATTGGCCCATTATCAGTCACCCAGATAAGCAAACTTATTTAATTTCAAACTGAATTTCTCTTTTATAGGCAACTTATCGTAATGAATGATATGAGTAAAACAAAAGCCTGTGAAAACTGATCGGTATGGTCAATTTAGTTTTTAGTTTTCAGTTTATCTTCCCAGCGCTACTATAACCTGTCTTGTCTTGGCGTTTTAGTGTGGCAACCCGACCGCATCAGGTTTTAGTGTTCCGATATGCATGGGACAGGATTGTGTTTAGAAGTTGCATGCCTTGGATGCATTTGAAGCATGAGGCTCTCTTCAACTCAACAGTTCTGAGCAGAAAGGTGATGACAGCAGCAATGTGGTTTTCAATAGAGAAATGTCTGCTTTATATTGCTTTATGATGGAATGTGGATAGCATTCGCGTGACTGTTTCAAAAGAAATCTGTGGTTCGGCATGCTCTCTGATATGCTGCCACTTAACTCTACTTGATGATTCACTGCTATTTTCCAATCTTAAAGCCAGTGGAAAATGGTAAACAATGGTAGTCGATTTCAAAGGTTGACATCACTGTTTGGATGTCAGGtccttcagattttttttttttctgtaactaggcaagtcagttaacaacacatttttattttcaatgacaacctaggaacagtgggttaattgcctgttcaggggcagaacgactgatttgtaccttgtcagcttggggatttgaacttggaacctttcggttactagtccaacgctctaaccactaggctacctgcctagatTGAGGATGTGACAGTCTGTACTGGAGGTTGAATTAGCATTTTGCTTGTCACTCTTTATGCACGTCAACCATGCTTGCCAAAACGTACTAACATTGAACACATATTTTCAAGTGACTTTTTGATGATTTTAATATCAGCTATTTAGTTTTCCCCTTCAGGAATTTCTATCCATTGACTTCTTAGTACTTTGACCTTGTTAATCCACAATATTTAACTGAAGTCAGATTCAGTGTCTGATTTTCTACAATCACTCAACTACTACAGCTTAAAAGACTTAACTCCTCAGTCAGCTGGAGCAGTAAcatttcactgtctctgtcctgtccagacCCAGCGCTGTCTCTCAAAGGGTTGACCCGAGCCTTAGTCCCTGAGTTTGCTGTGGACCAGCAGCCAGTGACCGCCCCCTCCATGGCCCCCATGGCATCCGTATCTCAGCCCAAAGATTCAGACCTGGACACAGAGAGTACCATCCTATAATGAAGAGGACTGGGCttggctctctctcccctccatctcctctccaggtGTGGGTAGAAGTTGACCCTAATCACAGGTCCAGGGTCAGATAGTAGTTTCATCCCCTAATGGATAACTATACGACTAGGTATAGGGAGATttggtcctagatctgtggttagtgGTAACTTCTACCGCAGGCTCCCCTCAGCCCTCAGATCACCACACCTCTGCTGCTCTCTGCCAACTCCACCTCCGTGTCCACCACACACTAACTTACCCACCATCATTACCACCTTGGTCCGCTCCACCTCAGCCTTGTTACAGCTACTACTATATACAATCAAATCAACACACCTTAGAGGGACTACAGAACAGCCTTGATTAAAACGGTATGTTTTTGCATGGGATGTTGCACCTGAAGggactggtagtagtagtaagtggGTTGTTAACAGTGGACTGACTGACTTTGATATTGGTGTGAGGTGTTTTGTTGTTGATTATGATGATGGCCTTAGAACTGAAGAATACTATTTGTAAATGGAAAGCACAGGAAATGTGGGTAAaagtagaacccccccccccaaaaaagaactGTTGCTGAAAGTGTAGCTTGTGACTGCAGGTTTCCAGTCGTCTCAAACACTTTGACCGTTTTATCCCTGTTTTGTATGAAACCTATCCTTTGCTCTTTGTATTTATTTCCAAAAACGCATTCCCTGTGGCTTAAGTTAAAATCATGCAGTTTTCTGAATTGTGCCTTACTGGTTCCATAACTTGTTGTAGCAGTGTTAGGTCAATAAACTGTGTATATGCTGAGCCTCTTGGATTGTAGGGGCCTTCCTAACCTTCTGTGTTTACTCTGATGTTTTTGGGGCATTAAAGTGACAGTTCCACTATAAGTGAATGTTGGAAAGGACGGTTTTAAGCGCTTCTACTATAGCTACTTTGTCATCTGTCTGGTGAATCACTTCCACAGTTGATATTGAACCAAGTCTAAACCCCACAAACAGTTGCTTTCCAGTGAACAGGTTTCTATATGGAAGATCATTCTGCGATCCTTCCCACGGAGCTGGGTTTTACACACAAACTGATGTAACAACCTAGTAGTGAGGTGGTGTTGGATTCACTAGACTTTTTTTCTGTGTTGCTTTTCCTTAATATAATGCAGGGTTGTGCTCCTAGAGAACATGAATGGTACCAACTAAAGGGCACATTTCTGGACGCTTCAGTTGCCCTGAACACATGTTCAGTAATTGTACTGCTTTTCAGAGACGATCATCATCCATATAGTCTTACtgagatcccccccccccttctctctttctcctttaacTTGCTGCCTTATCCATCTGCAGAAAGAGAACCTTGGTTGGAGGCTCTGAAAGACTAACAAGCCATTTAACTAGAAATGTTAAAGCTGCATTTTAAGCTCAGTTTTGTATGCAGACTGTTGAGCTTAAACAAGAAATACATCAAATGGCAAATGAATGCTTGGTTATACTCCCTGTCTGAATAAAATATATGAAGAAAAAGTTGAAATGGTTGTTAGTCATGGCTTGATCACAGACACATACATGCAGATACACAGTAAGAAAATGCTTTATTTAGTGTTACTGATGGAGGACGATTGTCTAGTAGTCATTTCTTCATTCTCCTGCTACCAGTAAAGTCTGCGGTGTGTCGGCCACACGATTTCtaaaataatataacatttattttgatgaTTTTGATTCCAGACAGGTCTACATTCAATCCGGATCGCGGAAGCCCTGCACTAGTGTGATttacatttaaaggcaatgttcctgcatTTGAGGAGACTGCATTTACGGTAAATActgcatatgtcagctcaatcggcaattacctttacatttcaatcgcGCTATAATTCGGATCTAGCCCTAGATAAAACGCACACAAAGCAATTACCGGAATCCATGAGGATGTTGGTAGCCTTGGTGTAGGTTTGTAGGAAGGTGGATGGGGAGTGCAGCACTGCACTCTGACAGAGGTAGATGACTGTATCCTCCTCTAACCGAAGCGCCTGCTCCTGATCTTCCTGGCCTGAACCGCTAtcctataacacacacacacacacacacactgaacagctaCCCTATAACACACACTGAACAGCTaccctataacacacacacactgaacagctaccctgtaacacacatacacatacactgaaCAGCTACCCTATAACACACACTGAACAGCTACcctataacacacacactgaacagctaCCCTATAGATTTGAACACACACTGAACAGCTACCATAtagaacagcacacagacactgaacagcTACCctataacacacgcacacacactgaacagctaccctgtaacacacatacacacacacacacactaaacaggtACCCTAtagaacatcacacacacactgaacagctaccctgtaacacacacacacacacactaaacaggtACCCTAtagaacagcacacacacactgaacagctaCCCTATAgaaccgcgcacacacacactgaacagctaGCCTatacaacatcacacacacacactgaacagctaCCCTATAGAACatcacacacactgaacagcCACCCTAtagaacatcacacacacactgaacagctaGAACCCTCAAACAACTTGGGACCTCGAAGTCAGTTCCACAACATTTTTTCATTGTTTGattgactgatttagacctgggacaccagccacccgagtggcgcagcgttctaagtcgtcactacagacccgggttcaatcccaggctatGTCACAACCGTccatgaccgggagtcccatagggtggctcacaattggcccagtgtcgtccaggttaggggagggtttggcccggaggcctttacttggctcatcgcgctctagcgactccttgtggcgggccgggcacctgcaggctgacaaTGGTCATCAGTTGGACGGTGTtttctccaacacattggtgcagctggcttccaggttaagcaggTGGGTGTTAAGAAACGTGGCTTGGCGGgttatgtttcggaggatgcatgactcgaccttcgcctctctcgaccccattggggagttgcagtgatgagacgaGATCGAAAAAGGGAGTAAAATTACAACAAAatcatagggtaagagttgaatacccctgctatAGAGCAACATAACACACACTGATCAGCTACCCTatagagcagggatgggcaattccagtccttgagggcctgattggtgtcacaacaacacacctgactccaatcacctaatcatgatcttcagtttagaatgcaattagattaatcagctgtgtttggtagggatggagaagaagtgacaccaatcaggccctggaagactggagttgcccacccctgctgtAGAGCAACATAACACGCACTGAACAGCTACCCTATAGAACAACACACGCACTGAACAGCTACCCtatagaacaacacacacactgaacagctaCTCTaaagaacaacacacacacactgaacagctaCCCtatagaacaacacacacactgaacagctaCCCtatagaacaacacacacactgaacagctaCCCtatagaacaacacacacactgaacagctaCCCTATAGAACAACACACACTGAACAGCTACCCTATAGAACAACACACACATTGAACAGCTACTCTaaagaacaacacacacacacactgaacagctaCCCtatagaacaacacacacactgaacagctaCCCTATAGAACAACACACACTGAACAGCTACCCtatagaacaacacacacactgaacagctaCTCTaaagaacaacacacacacactgaacagctaCCCtatagaacaacacacacactgaacagctaCCCtatagaacaacacacacactgaacagctaCCCtatagaacaacacacacactgaacagctaCCCtatagaacaacacacacactgaacagctaCTCTAAAgaacaacccacacacacacactgaacagctaCCCTATAGAATaacgcacacacactgaacagctaCCCTATAGAACAACACACATAGTGAACAAATACTCTATTGAACCACACAAACACCAACAGGCCTGACACTATTCTCATGTGGAGGGCTTTGTATCATATCAAAATACCTTACAAAGGAAAGGATGGATTTGTCTTAAGATTGGCATGTACAGACATGCAACAAAGACGTGGACATTCACCACCAACAGTATTAAGCATCTCCTTTACCCTGTGTttgagtagacacacacacatcttgtaGATCATGGCCAGGCTGTCTGGGACTAGGGTCTCCACGGGCTGGGTCTGTGGGTTGGGGTCCTGGAGGCTGAGGGGCAGCGTCACGAAGCGGTAGCCCCACAACGGGAACATACGTCTCAGCACACAATGAGACACCACCAGGATACGCACCTCCTTCAGTGGGCAGCTGGGCCAAAAACACCCAGTCAAGATATCAGAGCAAAGCAAGGACCATATGTCCCGATGGGGAGGAGTCAGAGGAAATCTTACTTTGGGCTTTTCTCCATGTCATTCAGATCTTCCAGAATCACGTGGAGAACTTCTGAAGAGGACTAAAACCAAATAAATTATTTTAATAATACAAATAGCAATAGGCTATTATAGATGATACACCAACACTTGTAAGCAAGGTAAAATGGTTAATTATCCACATACCTCCATCAAATGAATTATACTTTTGGGATATAATAGCAGTATCCCAGTGACTTTCTCAGTCTGTGGGTTTTTCTGGAATTTCGACAAAAATTGCTCATAGTATTCTGGAATGAAGACAATCACGACAGTGAGTAACTCATTCTCCCGAAATACATTCTGGCTAAGATTttaccttttttttcttctttacattttttttttttacctgcaaTTGCACTCTGTTTATCGTCAGCGTTTAGCTTTCTCGTTGCTACATACACCAGTCTGTGGATAAAACGTTTCTACAAACACAAAAGACAGAAACAAGCTGATGTTAGACGCGCTCACTGCTAAAAACCTTAATTCATTGAAGGAATGCTGATCATGACCCCAAATTTGTACGTTAGCGCGCCATCGCGCGTCCTGTTTGGAAACTTCTATCACATAACAATTTCTTCAAGTCTTCAGCCTTACTTTGcaggttgttttctgtttttcgaCATCGGCAAAAAGCGAGTTTTTGTAGGCGTTGAAATACGAATTGACGCTGCCAGGTAGAGATGATGGCAAAGGATTTACTGCCATTTTCCCGTTGCTATGGCAATTACACCACCACGCGACAAACTTCAGTTAATTTGGTCCAGTCCATGTTCGTCTCTGGCTCCGAAGAAGCTCGTGGGTATCAGGCAGTTTATTTGTCAAGCATTTATGTATTTTTACAGATCCAAAACAAGTACAACTGATCCAGAAGCAACCACATGGCCAACATAAAAAGTCAATACTTTTTGAACTATACAGAGTACTCCATTCATATCAATGAaaacatagacaaaacacacttAGGCtatacaaaatgaacatttaaatACATTAACAAACTTAAATTGATCTAGAGTTATAATAGGTCTACATTTTAGACCCAACTTGTGAGAATACAATAAAAGTAAACAAATCCAGATGTACAATCATTTTAACACAAAACAACACCTATAGACAGCAACATGCAAATGCTTGTCATAAAACTGTACTGCACTTGTGGCAAGATTTAAATATGTAGCAGTCTTTTTTAACATGATGACACATTGCCTGGTACAACAGGTCTGTAAATCAATATGTTTGTATTTTCATGATGGCAGCTCTGACTGAAATGTATATGTGAAAAGGAATTATGGAGGGAAAGTAGAAACGCAAGAAATACATTCAAAACAGCTTTAAATGCACACTAGCAAACAGTGAATATTTGTTCTAAAACAAGACTGTTGATACAGGTGAAAGTTATGGCAGTGGAATGGACGGTTCATCAGTAACAACCCCAGTGACCGCAAGAGCCACCTGGACCACTCAATGCTAACATGGATTGATGTCTTTCAGTTAGCAGCTATTCATATATTAGCCCCAGTGGGTTAACCCTCATATTTCACATATGCTCCTCATACTGTAAAACAATTTTAATACACTTAGGAGAGTGGTATTATTTTTGTTGCCCCTGCCCAGAGCAAGTTTTGAAATGCCAAATGTTAGGATGACTGCAATTACATTGGCACCAGAAAGCCTCTAAATATTGTAATAACAATTCACAGTACGTTTGTCATGCCAATGTAATGCTTCAAGGTAGGTTTACACTGCATTCTATCATCACAATCTACGAGGCAGTGATTATGTGTTTCTGTTGTAGGCAGATCAAGTCCATCTGTAAAAATAGCGCTCAGCTCTAGATAAAATTCATATACGCCTGACTATCAGCCATCTAAAATGTCATGGTTATTTACATATACAggcaactgccaaaataaaggaaacacttgagtaaatgagggatacaaagtatactgaaagcagatgcttccacacaggtgtggttcctgagttaattaagcaattaacatcccatcatgcttagggtcatgtacaaaaattcccagttgcccattattacGACTACCAtggctaaagtgtgtgtgtgtgtgtgtatgtgtcactctcagtcaccagatcaaAACTCAATTGaatacttatgggagattctggagcagcaccagagacagcgttttccacaaccgtcaacaaaacaccaaaatatggaatttctcatggaagaatggtgtagcATCCCTCAAAATATAGTTATAACAACTTGTAGAATTtgtgccaaggtgcattgaagctgttctggctcatggtggcccaactccctattaaaacactttatgttggtgtttcctttattttggcagtacATCTATGCTTTGTCTTTACAATTTCATTATACTTTCAATTTAATACAatccaatataaaatatatactcATGTTATCTGAACATATAGAGCTACTTGACCTTCCCAGGAGAAACTCTGGACCCTTTGGATGAGAGTTCTTTTCGTCAGATCACATGGTCAGGAAGAACTCCTGGCCCTACGGCATTCCGCAGTGTTGAAGATCATGTTGTTTGTGTCCCAGTAGTTGTGACTGTTTCTTTGTGTTGTCTTGGCACTTTGGTTGATGAGAGCAGAGGAGCTATCCAGTCTCTACCAGGCCAGGGGAGAGGGCACTCTGGGGCTGCAGGGGTTCTCAGTGGCCTGGGTCTCATTCAGTGCTCTCTGGAAAACAGGACCAATTATCATACATGAAAACAGAACCAATCATTGTACTTGAGTTACAGACGCATTTGAATGCTGTCAAATTGTGCGGTCAGAGACCTGTGA containing:
- the LOC121841127 gene encoding testis-expressed protein 47-like → MEKSPNCPLKEVRILVVSHCVLRRMFPLWGYRFVTLPLSLQDPNPQTQPVETLVPDSLAMIYKMCVCLLKHRDSGSGQEDQEQALRLEEDTVIYLCQSAVLHSPSTFLQTYTKATNILMDSGNCFVCVLSRARSEL